The Scleropages formosus chromosome 21, fSclFor1.1, whole genome shotgun sequence DNA segment tatttttacgGAAATAAGAAAGGACGCGTTTCGTCCTTCATCCGTTTTTTATGGACATTTCTTGCATATCTGCTGCGTGAGATTTAGCACGGCCAAAATCATTGGTGTTTTATTATGTTCAATCAATGCAATGAAATTCTCTAGTGAAACAAATTTTACCGGgaatgtttgtttaaaacagGTCTCTAATATTATTTGGGTCGGTTAAAAAAGAATACACATCCCTGTGTAATTTGCCCTTGCCGTGGTACATTGTTTTGCATGTAAGTAAACATTAACTTTTTCCTTTACTTATTTTCCGcagtttatgtttcatttttcaggACCTAAAGGTTTCgcaacaaaataatttcaaaattaagatatttacaagaataaatacagaaacaacTGTAGTGCTGTAATATTCATTTTCCTTAAGATGAGGACCCCttgtaaattactgtatttcattGATATAATATATAACTGATTTATGTATTGATATATACAATATCGATACTTTTTCTTTTGGCATGTTCCTCAATATAGGAATCCGTTTTAttcttaaataaaacattgttgTTTATAATACgcctaaaaatgaaaaatacgtGTTAGATTATTTTTTCAGAGTGGACTGTTCAATAAAAAGCTTTGATAATGCAGTGCCTTCACGAtggtgaaataaaattaaaagtacttGGCCAAAGTGATAGTTAGACGGATATACGTCAGATATATGTAGCTATATATGTAACTTAGGGGTGTACATCGGACAGATCaaacaattatatttaattccattaaaatgtttaattagatgcaaatgtttcatttgtaacTGAGTTAATCAATTGTGTGTAAACCCAGAGAATCAAATAATAAGTATGtagtattttagtatttttatttcagaagctCCGCATTGTTGATTTCGGTGAAATTACCTAGTGAAGCCGGGCTCCGAAAACAGCCGTCCGAGGTGTGTTCTGGGCGGCGATCTAattctattttcatcattttagcCTATAAAAGTGTGTAAATGCATCTTAGTTTACTGACCAGACTTGCCATCTCCATCCAGGATGCGCTCAGTGCCCAACACAAGTGTACCAGGACCGCGCGAGGACACACGCGCGATCACATTGTGATGCAGACAAACATTTCCAAGTAAGTAAGGCGCAAGAGCCACATCCCAAACCCCCAGCAGTGTTCACTAAATTAAGTGTTTTCGTTTCACACGTCGGCTTTCAACCAACGACAATTTCGGAAACTTCACAAACATGAATAATTGTGTGTGTCCCAAAAGCACCCACAAGATTCTTCCAAACTTTGCAGACGCGGCTCTACTGGAATGGCTAACGCCTTATTTCACTGTGTGATCAAGAGCCTCCACAAAGTCCTTGTTTCACATCGTCACCCCATATAACAATCTAGTCCTTGGTACAGTCATAATCCTGCTAAACTGAAGGCTAAAACAGATATTAGCTttgaatgaatttttaatttgcacCAGGCTCTTCATTCATGAAACGGAGTAACAAGCGCTGCAAGATGAGACATTAGAGAAAACATGATAAATTTCAGAACAAACcatttattctatttatatCACTGCACATGCGTATGTGTTTACTGTCAACATTTTCAGATCCTGGTTGTTTTATCTGTCATCTAACATTTCATCGAACTTGATCTTGGACTCAATCCCTGCCCGTGATTCCCCACCCACAGTTCCACGCAGAAGGGGAATGCGCGTCCGGCgttatctgctaaatgaaatcaCATGCGTCAGTCAATTTACGCAAAGCCTGAGTCCCGGACACAGGGACTTAGAAtaatttcactgtaaatatGGCAAACTGCATTAGCCATCAAATTCAGCACGTTCTACAAGGAATCATTATTATAACTCGATTACAATATCTTGGATTATTGGATGTGTGTAGGAATTCCACATGAGAATTCAGAGTCAAATTAATGGAGTTTAGGTGAAGTGAGGGTGGGTACTTTCGTGGGTATATGAGGAGAAACGACATGGGACTCAAGGTCACCTCCGGGGGGGCAAACACACTTATTTGAATACCCCTGAAACACGAAGGTTTGTGTAAGAATAGTATAGCGTTACCAACATGGTACACCAGTGTGTAGCTGTAGGAGTATTTTAATTGTAGGAATTACACATTTCACTAACAGTGATTAGACATAAAGCCCTAAGACTCTGAGGCATTCAGActgagtgtgtcccccccacccccatgacCCCTAATATAACCACAGGAGTAGAAAATACAGCCATTATTAAATACAAGTTGCatatagttgtgtgtgtgtgtgtgtgtgtgtaagatagAAACCCCCTACTAAGCAAAGAATGACTAATACTGAAtactgaaacacaaacagtgctggaaaacacacaaaccgTTGGTAAACCATTCCCCAGTTGGAGTAAAGTAATGAAACCAGTGCTACTATCCCAAAACTATACAGCAGCATGTTGCAAATTGagtaaaatgtacacaaactGAGATCAGCACTGAGAATAAGAGGAATGAACAACAGAAGACTTGAACACTTGGTTTGAGTGGtaacatcacacacatacatacacacatagagCTCAGTACACGGAGAACGCATGTTCGCGCATCATTAATCttttcttcttcatcctccGGTTCTGGAACCAAATTTTTACTTGCTGGTCACTCAGATCCAGTCTGTCCGAAAGCTCCTTCCTTTTCTGCCTGTTTATGAATTCGTTCAGCAGGAATTCGTTCTCAAGCTCCGCGAGTTGCTGCTTGGCGTAGGGTTTCCGCTTCTTTTTGGACCGTACTTGTGGAGGAGCCCAAGGTGCACCTGAAGGCACACGGCAAGGCACACGGTCAATGTTTCCACGAGCCAAAGGCACGcgttaaacttttatttatttatttatttatttatttattcacattgaAAGAACATCTCAAGAAGGGccaaaaataaatcagtaattaattaaataaatatttctatatatttttttctcaagggccagaaaaaaaaaaaaaatatatatatatatataatacatgcaCACTACCTAAAACAGCCAAATGACCTGAGGCCACTATTCCGGTTTCAAAAGCTGCAACGGCGCAAATTGTTGTGTGGAAATCACATTGTTTAAGTAGAACAATATAGCTTATTTTTCCCTTCCGGTCTACATAAAAGAATTTGTGTTTCAACGCATTACCTGTACCATAGCTTGCACTTTCAACAGCTGCATATAAATGTAACAACGTGTAAAAATGATACTTGCAATAAGTTGCCTATGATGCAaatacaacaacaataataataatactaataataataataataataataataataataataatatcgtgctgttttcatttcacgAGTGGGCAAGCGAACTATCACTACTATGTATATACTATGACACATGGAGAACGCCGCATACCATCAGAGGGGGATGCTCTGTGACAGGGGTCACCTGGAGTTGGCTGCTCTGTGACATGTGAGCTGACCGTTTGCTTGAAGCCCTCCACACTCGCGTGGCCGCTCGAACTGGAGCTGTTCGGAGCGCTCGCAGCGGGGGGCTGCGACTCTCTTTCCGAGGCGGAAAAGTCATATGTGGCGGTGGCACACACGGCCCCAGCAAGTCCACGTTGGCCGGCAAAAGGCGCTCCGAGTCTGGTGTGCTCCTCTAGTTTACGGGTGCAGTCCTGAAGGTTGAAGAACTTACTGGACTCCTCCAGCGGCGCCTTGCTCTGACCGCTGGGGTGGACATTCGGAGGCACTGAGCCCGTCAGAAAGGGCTCGGAGTGACCACTGTAGGCGCGAGCCTGTGGCGGAGGCGCGCACGGATTTGGGGGCGTCCAAGGGAGCGAGCACATCTCTCTTCGGCCGTAGGACACAGGGGGGAGCCCGGGGAACTGAGCTCCATTGCTCCGTATGTTGGAGTAACAAAAATCCGGCGAAGGGAAATTCAAGAGGGAGCCGACAAAGCTGGAACTGAGAAAACTTCGTTCACACATTTCAAAGTAGCTGACACAAACGGCGCTTACTAGCTTTTTAGCTTTTCAGCGAGAATAAAAGGACGGCTATTTCTGATTGGGCAAAACGCGATCACGTGACCC contains these protein-coding regions:
- the hoxd12a gene encoding homeobox protein Hox-D12a, giving the protein MCERSFLSSSFVGSLLNFPSPDFCYSNIRSNGAQFPGLPPVSYGRREMCSLPWTPPNPCAPPPQARAYSGHSEPFLTGSVPPNVHPSGQSKAPLEESSKFFNLQDCTRKLEEHTRLGAPFAGQRGLAGAVCATATYDFSASERESQPPAASAPNSSSSSGHASVEGFKQTVSSHVTEQPTPGDPCHRASPSDGAPWAPPQVRSKKKRKPYAKQQLAELENEFLLNEFINRQKRKELSDRLDLSDQQVKIWFQNRRMKKKRLMMREHAFSVY